In the Nicotiana tabacum cultivar K326 chromosome 16, ASM71507v2, whole genome shotgun sequence genome, one interval contains:
- the LOC107820207 gene encoding phosphoglycerate mutase-like protein 1: protein MDVSGGQSLYPLHRCKTIHLVRHAQGIHNVEGEKDHSAYLSPHLFDAHLTPLGWEQVDNLRKHVHASGLSKKVELIITSPLLRTMQTAVGVFGGEGFPDGTDVPPLMVADAGNSNHPAISSVNCPPFIAVEGCREHLGVHWCDKRRSISEYKPLFPAIDFSLIECDDDVLWEPDIREPNEHLAARGMEFLKWLWTRKEKEIAVVTHSGFLIHTLSAFGNDCHPDVKNEICRPFNNCELRSMVIIDRSMIGSDSSTTDYPGKIPSGVDVRSDDTCINHPDGLSN from the exons ATGGATGTCTCTGGAGGTCAAAGCCTGTATCCTTTACACCGCTGCAAAACTATACACCTG GTGAGGCATGCTCAGGGGATTCACAATGTGGAAGGAGAAAAGGACCACAGTGCATACCTATCTCCGCACCTTTTTGATGCACACCTTACTCCTCTTGGCTGGGAGCAG GTAGATAATCTTCGGAAACATGTTCACGCATCTGGACTTTCTAAGAAGGTGGAACTAATTATCACTTCTCCTTTATTGAG GACTATGCAAACGGCAGTTGGAGTTTTTGGTGGAGAAGGTTTCCCAGATGGAACAGACGTTCCCCCACTCATGGTGGCAGATGCAGGAAACAGTAACCATCCAGCAATTTCAAGTGTAAATTGCCCTCCCTTCATTGCGGTGGAGGGTTGTCGTGAACACTTG GGAGTTCATTGGTGTGATAAGAGGAGAAGCATTAGCGAATACAAGCCTCTATTTCCTGCAATTGATTTTTCCTTG ATTGAATGTGATGATGATGTTCTCTGGGAGCCTGATATCAGAGAGCCAAATGAACACCTTGCTGCTAGAGGAATGGAGTTCTTGAAGTG GTTGTGGACACGGAAGGAGAAGGAGATTGCAGTTGTTACACATAGTGGATTCTTGATACATACACTCAGTGCATTTGGTAATGATTGCCATCCAGATGTAAAGAATGAGATATGTAGACC ATTCAATAACTGTGAACTCCGGTCCATGGTTATTATTGACAGAAG CATGATTGGGTCAGATTCTTCAACAACTGATTATCCAGGAAAAATTCCAAGTGGAGTAGATGTCCGAAGTGACGATACATGTATTAATCATCCAGATGGATTGTCAAACTGA